The nucleotide sequence TTGCCGTAATCGAGCCGAAGTGGTGTACTTCTCGTCGGTTCTGTTAGTGGGATTTGGTGTGTTTTTAACTTTTAAAGCTATTGGAAGTCAAAAGGTGGGATGAAAGCGTCAGTTGATGTCGGCATTTCAGTCTCTTCTGCTTTTGCTGTGCTGCTAAACTTCGTGTTACGACATCAACAATCCATTCTCGGTTCAATCTGATATCATATGAATCACTTGACAGCTACACTACGGTAACAATTAAGACTCGCTAGAGTTGGTCCTCCGTTGATTCTATCAAGAACAGGAGAAGTAGGCCTCAATTTATAGGCGCACGACATGGTCCAGCCCAGTGTCAGTCTTCGGTGCGTGGGCTTAGGATCTCTGCTACAGGGGATGATTTGTTCTTCTTGAAGTAACAAGTGATTGGGATGGACTCGAAGACTGGCATGGGCCGGAATTTGGTAGATTTGCCGGAATAGTGTTCTGATCATGTGTGCTGCAAGGTGGTGGTGGATTTAGAGAGTCAGGTGAAGAGTGGACTTAGGAGATGGTTTTGAGATGGAAGGAGGGGAATGATGAGAAGGGGGCTCTGACACAAGAGTAGGATCCGAGCATTCCCCACTTTCTTCGGTGTTTCATCACAGGTGGTGAGTTTGAAGGATATCAACTGCTGCTATGGACTCAAAAGGATACACTATTATATGAGCTTAATATTGTCAAATTGGTGTTGCAAAAATCAGATTATAGTTCTGGATAGATAATCCATGTTATTTTTGTCCATTAAGTGTCTGCAAATTCTCAAGTTCAGCTATCTGaaggtttttgtttttgtgttgcTACAGTAGATTTGCTGCTGCCCCAAATAGAACTCGAGTTCAGCTCATTTCAAAGGCGTTTAGCATAACACTGAGCATTCAGTGTTTCACATATATCATCCAACTGCAGAGGTAGCACTCCACCTGATCATCCTAATCTCACAAAGAACAAGATTCCATATTAATCACTGTTCTACAGACAGGTACGAGAAAGAAGCCCTGAATCTATCCTTAGATTCTCCTCTTAAGAACAATTGGGTACCTTGTTGCTAATTAACTGTATATAATTGTATTGGAATCAAATCTCATGCATGTCGAGCATCGGCAGTAAAGAACGATGGCATCGACAGTAAAGAATGGAACGGAGACGTCAATGAATCCCACGACCCCATGAACGCCCAGCACCAGCAGAGGCTGCTGGTTGCAGGTCTCCATTGCCATGGCATGCTGACCTCCAAAACTCGTCCTCCATGTCAAAACAGGACGTCAGAGAGAAAGCCTCGAAGGAGAAATCCTCATCGGCCATGTCGAAGTTGGTCGGAGGCGTGCTCTCCTCCAAGGACCAAACAGAGTTGGGGTAGCAATTCACATCTATCGAGAGAGTCGAAGCAAACTGAGGTGCCGTCTTCCTATCCCCAGCCTGATCAATGAAGCCCTGCAGATCTTGTCGATGGGGTGGCCCTGTGTTGCAGAGCATGTCTTCTAGTTGACCGATGGAACCGGCGGGAATGCCGTTCCCACGTCTTCGCGCGGCTTGTGCCTCGAGCGAGGCTACTTGTGCTTGCAGATTCACCACCTACAGAGCAAGGCAGATCAAGCATTAATGTCACCGAGGGTGAAGTGACACACGAACGAGGTTGCTCACTTGCTGCTGGAGGGCGAAGATATGGGCGACGCAGCCGTAGATAGGGTTTTGGAGTCTCGCTTGTGCTTCGTAGGATATGGTGACGGCGGCCTCTGGGCGATCCGCCATGGGCAGGTGCATGAGCAGCTTGGCGACGTTGCTGGCACCGAAGACTTTGTGGATGGCCGCGAAGTGGGCTGCACCGTGCTGGTGGTGGAAGTACGGTGCGAAGACGCAGCCGTTGACGCACTTCCTCCTCAAGAACTTGCAAGCTCCGCAGGGAGAGCCAAGTCCTGCCATCTTCCACCCTCGGAAACGTTACGTGGTGCAGTTCACCGGTGAGCTATTCGAGACGCACCACCTGGGTCGCTTATAAACGCCGGGTTCCGACGTGGGTCGATAGCATTTCCTCGATACTTAATGCGTCCTTGTCTTGCCGATGACCGACAACCTCTCATTACTTTAATCTGCGTCGTGCATGTTCTATATACACATTTCACATTCCATTCAAGAAATCCCAAAGGACCCACCGGCTAACGCTAACACGAAGCTGATGGATTCCCAAGTCATTGTTGATCAACATGAGAGGAGAGAATTGGGTCAAGCAAGGCCAAGAAGAGACAAACGTTAAACCGGAGATGCGAAAGCGGTGCAGCTTCCAAAGGTAAAGCAAGcaatgaggaggaggaagagagattGTTTGATTGCTGAGATCACTTCCGGTCTCTTTAGCGTGCCGCTAAAAGGCATCATAGACTATCTGCATCCCGAGGCCTAAACTTATCGGTGTTCTTAATTACTTCTATTAGGGACGCTTATCATATTAACATATGGAAAGTTGATGCACCTGCACATGTATCAGATTTGATATGTATATATCAATGCACATAAGACTTGGTTATTTTCTCCATCATTGGGTGTAGCAAAAGGCCAAGGGAACATGACTGGTCTATGGTTGGTGAATAGGCAAAATCAGATATCAATACATGATCGTAATATATTAATTACAACCAatggtttttcttcttcttcttcttctttatgccAGTAGTTTGGCACTTAGAAATATGGGGATGTCCAAAAAGATCTACTTGATAGACATGAAGAAAAATACTTTGCCAACGCTTGCAGACAAGGAAAAATGATGTATGTATGTTCAGAAACTTATTATGAAGCTTACGAGATACATACAAAAGTGTTACTGTGAAGTGATATTTACAGGTCGTATACTATGACTAAGCCACAGCTGTTTCCTCCGAGAAGGCGTGAAAGAACTGGACTTTGACGAAATCACACAAGGCATGAAAACTAGTTTCGTGTGGACCTAAGCATGCCGCCCATCTATGATGTAGCCTTCTATTTGTGTTATCCTGGTAATTAGGACATGAAGAACATTGTATTGATGCTCCTACTCAACGCATCAGGCATTACCAAAACAGTGGCAGCTTGAACTTTGTGCATTTGGGTTGGGGTTAAAGTATTCTGTGTAGATCATCTTATCTTAACCTAATTTTTACCTTAATTTTTGTTCCTGCAAGATGATGATACAGTTTCAAGTCAAGAAGAAGAAACCACTTTGTCAATATTTCTTTCACGTGATGATCAAAGCTCAAACTGACAAGTGCAAGGAATGAACGTCTGAATCTGATGATTTGGTGCTTACATGATTCCACGAGAGAGCTGTATGCTAGCTGTGCAAATCTAGATGGCAAAAGACCTGCGTGGCTTGACTAAGAGCTGGAGAGCGTCGGTGACTGTGGTGTGTAGATGATGATCTACACAGCCACCGGCTAAGTTGGACTTCCTTGTTTTCATGTTCTTGTTTCTCTCAAGTGAAACACTTACAACATATGATAGGCTTAACTCTCCCACACACAATAATTCGAATGGGAGACACACCTACGAAGAAACCTTATCTTGAGGATTAATGGCTGCCTAAAATTTAGTAGCTGGTCAAACTTAGCAGGGGGCTGTGGCTGGATCGAACCATGACCGGTCAAGCCGACACGGCGTTGCATGTGGGTCCAACACACGTGTGATTGGACTTAAAATAGCAGGGTATGGAGGCTTAGCCCTTGGATGCAGCGGTTAATATTGTTAACAGTTGTTTTCGTTTGTCCTCTTCTTCCCCTTTAACGTCACCAGCCAAACCAGGGAGACAAAGAAGCGCACACGAGAGGAGCTGCCTGACGGTGGCGGGACACGACCGTATCGCCTTCGCTTTCGAGCCACATTGTAGGTTTCTTTATGCCATTGATcgaaatcaaacaaaatatgctgttTTCTAGTGTGATTTATACGTTTAATGCATTGCAGGCTTAAACTTGAATTGGATGAGAGCGATGTCGTTTGATGTGGAGGCAGATTTTCCAGGTCTGGGACCCTGTCATTGTTAAGATGACGGGTTTAGGGAGCCCACAGTGTGATCCTGTGATGGTCATGGTGCTGTCAACAACTGTCAGGGAAGGTGGAGGCTTTCTGTGCTCAGGAAGAGTTGAACATTGACTTGGATCGAGGAAGAGTTGAACATTCAGGAGCTCTCATGAGTGGGGATTGGAAGTAGACGAGAGGAATTACCTTTCGTTGACAAAACAAGAACGAAGAGAGAAATTGAAGAAGGTAGAGAGAGAGACGAAGAAATCGTGCATGGAAATTGGAAAAGGTTTACAAAACATGTTCCACAGTACAAACACTGGTACATAATACTGTAGATTGCAGACCCaaacacagacacacacacacacgcaacgAAACAACATTGCAACcacaaaaagaagagagagattgATTAAGGAAGAACATCAAAAACAGCTGCGTTTAGCTCAGAGCTACAATAATCAGGATAAATCACTCGAAACTAATTGCTTACTAGTCCAACAAATCAACCACCATCTACCTTAAACCAAATTACCATCACTTTCTTTCTGAGTTCAAGCTAAGTCGGCCAGCCATCGTGGCATAATCCAGTCGGACAACTTTAGTAACCAAATTATGCTGAAAAACATATCAGAAAAATCCAGTCGGACAACTTTAGTATCCAAATTATGCTAAAAAACATATCAGAAATTCAAACAGTACGGATAAGAAATTTACTGATTAAGGAAAAATCATCACATAGAATATCTTAATTCATACCGAATTCAATTTTGAACAGAACTAAGATGAATCGACTTGGGTTCACATCGCGCATTGAAACTGCACTCAAACCAAATGCATTTGCATTCTGTGCATGAGATTACATACATCAGCCAGCTGAATGTGGGTACACAGTTAGAATCATGATAAAATGTTACAGAAAGGTGAGGTTTATAAATTTCTTTCTCATATTAGAAGAGCATAAAATTCGCACCTGAAAGTTGAAATAACAGATTAGCTATTTATGGACATCCATGGACATTTTTTTACCAAGGCCAAGACATACAAGCTGTTGAGATAACCCGCTAGCCAATGCTTGCTGCATAACAACGATTCAAATTTGCAAAACATCCAGCCAGCTAAGTGACACGAAAAGTACATAAATGTatgaatttgtaaatatcaactaGCAGACAACTCCAGTCCAGACTTCTAAACCAAGAAAAATGACAAAAGTGATACACTAGAAACACAATCCTAATCCGCAATTCACATCTTGTGAGGGTTGTATGCTTCCCCAAAAAATCTGCTTCTTGACAATGAATGGTGAACATGCTGCAGAATCCTTAAGTGCGAATCGTTAACATTACCTGATTCACCAACTTGCACGGTATGCACTACCAAGCATCTCAGTTTAATTTGTTTTTTGACTTGGGAACCTTTTTAGGCTGCCGTCTTGGGATTGAATTCTTCATGCCAAGAAAGAAGAGTAGTGCGCCAAAAAGTGCCAGATTCTGTTACAAGAACTTGCTAACGGTTAATTTTTATCTGGTTCAACAGATTTTTTCCAGAATATTGGACTGACATAGCCAGAACACGTGATAAAAGGAGTGAACCTGAGCGAATTTGCTGAAAAGCTGCACAAATTCTGGCTTCTCTATATCATAATTGTAGAAGGCGTACACAACTGGTGTGATGAAAGCTAGGTACAGAAGCTGCACAAGCATGACTCTTCATTACAAATTAGATGTACTTTACTAGTCCAATTATATTATGCAAGAGATGGACTCCTTAATTATATATTAACATCTGGTAGATGCCATAGCTGGAGCATACCAAGGAGTTACTCCAGAGAGCTGACAACCTACCTATATTCAAAATTTTAACTAGAAGGATCCAGATACCAATATTAGGCCTGTTGACTTTTTATATTCACAAATTTGTTAGCAATTTCGAACAAGTCTTGTACTCCTATATACATGCTCAAGAAGACATTAAGGATTATGAActtgataaattatttatatacatatgtattatgTACCAGAAGATATGCTCCAAAAGAGCTGCTGAAGATGAACAAGAGGCCACCAAAACCTTTCAGAAATATGGTGCTTGCAATAACATGTTTCATCTGTAAAGTGATGAAGAAAATTAACTAATATAGAAGAGGGAAACAAAAGGAGGTAGGGGGAAGAGTGGGTTCCTACTTCAACATGTGGCACCACAATGCCAAGATGTGAAGAGACATGTTTCATGAATAGGTTGTACTTTGGCCGGAGAGACTTTGCTGCTGGTCCACCATCAACTCCAAATTCACTAAACCTGACAAAACCAAATATAGAATTTAAATTAATTGACACAAGTTTTAAACATGAGAGTGAAAACTATTCCCTAAAACTTTTGAAGTGTTTATTATAAGCATCACACGAAAACAAATATCTCAACAGCAAAAAGAGGTaggtttaaaattttaatttagtaaTGACTACTGAT is from Musa acuminata AAA Group cultivar baxijiao chromosome BXJ3-8, Cavendish_Baxijiao_AAA, whole genome shotgun sequence and encodes:
- the LOC135644882 gene encoding LOB domain-containing protein 14-like, whose product is MAGLGSPCGACKFLRRKCVNGCVFAPYFHHQHGAAHFAAIHKVFGASNVAKLLMHLPMADRPEAAVTISYEAQARLQNPIYGCVAHIFALQQQVVNLQAQVASLEAQAARRRGNGIPAGSIGQLEDMLCNTGPPHRQDLQGFIDQAGDRKTAPQFASTLSIDVNCYPNSVWSLEESTPPTNFDMADEDFSFEAFSLTSCFDMEDEFWRSACHGNGDLQPAASAGAGRSWGRGIH
- the LOC135583592 gene encoding uncharacterized protein LOC135583592 isoform X1, which codes for MERRSSTLTALGPTNADQHPVTNARPTWASSSANRELPTSTCGPSRADPSATASLFTNRFSEFGVDGGPAAKSLRPKYNLFMKHVSSHLGIVVPHVEMKHVIASTIFLKGFGGLLFIFSSSFGAYLLLLYLAFITPVVYAFYNYDIEKPEFVQLFSKFAQNLALFGALLFFLGMKNSIPRRQPKKVPKSKNKLN
- the LOC135583592 gene encoding uncharacterized protein LOC135583592 isoform X2, with amino-acid sequence MGLVSFAGRVFFASVFLLAAYQEFSEFGVDGGPAAKSLRPKYNLFMKHVSSHLGIVVPHVEMKHVIASTIFLKGFGGLLFIFSSSFGAYLLLLYLAFITPVVYAFYNYDIEKPEFVQLFSKFAQNLALFGALLFFLGMKNSIPRRQPKKVPKSKNKLN